The following nucleotide sequence is from Halogeometricum borinquense DSM 11551.
CGCTGTGGCTCTCACCCGATACCTTCCGCGACACGGTCCGTGAGACAGTTGCCAGTCTCGCCTCCCACGGATTCGACCGCGTCGTCGTCGTCAACGGACACGGCGGCAACACCGACGCGCTTCGGGAGGTTACGGGAACGATAACGCGCGAAGACGACGCGTACGCCGTCGCGTTCACGTGGTTCGAGGCTGTCGGAGAGCACTCCTCGAAGATGGGGCACGGCGGGCCGCTGGAGACAGCGTTACTCCGCCACGTCGCACCCGAGTCAGTACGAGAGGAACGAATCGAGACAGCGCGAGAGGGCGGCGCGGACCGGTGGGGAGACTGGGTATCGAAGGTTAACCTCGCGCACGACTCTGCGGAGTTCACAGCGAACGGCGTCGTGGGCGACCCGTCGGCCGGCGATGCTGAACTGGGCGAGGAACTGTTAGAACTGGCGTCGGCGTCGCTGGCGCGTCTCGCAGCGGCCGTCGCGGAGCGAGACGTATCACGACCTGCACGGCGGGAGTGAAGTCAGTCGCTCAGGGTTGTCGTCGGGAAGATTAGTCGTCGGCTTCTGCCTCGTCGGCCGTGTCGTCGGCGTCAGCGTCGGATTCCTCGGTATCCTCGTCGGTGTCGGCTTCCGATTCGGCCGCGTCTACGGCGTCTGCAGCGTCCTGCAACTGACTCCGCAGTTGCGGCATCGTGCTGGTGAGTTCACCGACGAGGTCGCCCGCGTCACCGAGCGTTTCGAGTAGTTCTTCGACCGACGCGATTTCCTCCTCCAGATCGTCGGCGTCGTCGAACGCCTCGGCGCGCTGGCCGATGATGAACGTCTTCTTGGCCTGACGGAGGTTGTCCTCGGCGTCACCCACGTCGAGCGAGGAGCGAAGGCCGTTGAGGACACCGAGAATATTGTCGGCTTCGGCGGACCAGACGGTGTCAGCATCCGGTAGTTCCTCGCGGGCGGCATCGAGGTGTTCTTCGACCTCCGCGCGCATCTCCTCAGCAGCCTCTCCGAACAGGTCGTCATCAGCGAGTGTGCTCTGGCTACTCATATCGGTGGCTTCGGCGCGAGATGGTTTAAATACATGCCCAAAAGTGAAAGTGAAATCTGGTTCGATGGGCGGTCTCCGGTGGGAATCACTCCTCGACGGAGACCAGTTTCATCAGGGGGTATCCGTCCTCCATCTCCATCTTAGTCTGGACTGCCGTCCCCTCGTACTCGATGTCCATCTCCACGTCGAGAAAGCGGCCTGTCAGTTCCGTGTAGTCGGCCGTCGCGTCTTCGAGAGCCGCTTCGAGTTCATCGCGTCGGATGGTGACGCGCACGGCCTCGCAGTACGGCTGATTCGCTATCGACTCTTCGATTGCGCGCGCGAGGCTGTCCGCGCTTTCGGGACTCACGGGCGTCCCGGCGAACTGGTGGTAGAGCGATCCGAACTTGATTCCCGCCTCGAAACAGGCATTTTGGGCGTCCGTGGGCATGGATAATAGTCCGACGGAGCGGTGATAGTCGTGTCGTCTCGCCGTGTACTGCGACGCGGCGAGGGGCGACACGACCCGGAGCGATGCGGAGCGACGCGAATCGGATATTTCTTAGCCGTCCTTCGCACAGTATTCACCGAATGGACGAACCGGTTCTGTTGACTGGGGCGGGCGGACGTGTCGGACAGGCGATTCTCCGACACCTCGGTGACCGGTTCGAGTGGCGATTGCTCGACCGGGAACCGCTTGGGGCAGAGAAACGTCCAGACGGGGTTGGCGAGGAGGACGTGTACGTGACCGACATCACCGACGAGGAAGCGGTCGAAGCGGCGATGGACGGTGTGTACGCCGTTATCCATCTCGCGGGCGACCCGCGTCCGGAAGCGCCGTGGGACAGCGTCCTCCGAAACAACATCGACGGGACGCACACCATCTTCGAGGCGGCCGTCGATGCAGGTGTCGAGAAAATCGCGTTCGCATCCTCGAACCACGCTGTTGGCGCGTACGAGACCGACGAACGAACGCCCGAGATGTATCGACCGGAAGACGGGTTCCGACTGGACGGAACGGAACTCCCGCATCCGAGCAATCTCTACGGCGTGAGCAAAGCGACGGGCGAGGTGTTGGGACGTTACTACTACGACCACCACGACCTCTCCGTCGTCAACGTTCGCATCGGAAACCTCACCGAGGGCCACCCGCCAATTGATTACGAACGCGGGCAGGCGATGTGGCTCTCCTACCGCGACTGCGCGCACCTGTTCGAGCGGTGTGTCCTCGCGGACTACGACTACGAAATCGTCTACGGTATCTCCGACAACGACCGCAAGTACTACTCCATCGAACGCGCACGAGAGGTGCTGGGGTACGATCCGGTAGATAACTCCGCCGAACACGAAGACTAATCGGAGAATACACGAAGACCGAGCGACGCGATCACAAGCCGAACGACGAAATCAGTCGGACGTATCCGCGACGAAATCAGTCGAACAAATCCGACACGTCGTCTTCCCGACTGCGGCGTCGCCCGACGTGCTGTTCGAGTCGCTGATAGATGAGACTGCGCTGGTCGCGGTCACCGACGAACTCGAACAGCAGAGCGACGAACCGCGTCACTGCCGCACCCGACTCCACTTCTTCGCGGCCGTACGTCGCGGCATCAGCGATTACGTCCTCCTCGAATCGTTCTGAATCCGCGGCGACGATTGCCGCCGCATCGGTGATTCCCTCGAACGAGAGATCGTCCGCGCGAACGACGGTGCCGTCGAGAGTCAACGGGACGGGCGGCGCCCGCTCACCGAACTCCGGGTCGGCGGCCAGTCGGTCGAGATACGTGCGGACGCCGCCGACGTTGACAGTCCGGTAATCGGGTGGGAGCGCGGCGAGATACTCGCTCGCGCTCGTCGCCAGACCCTGCGCACCGCTCCAGTTTCGGTTGCGGACGTGATGTACCGCCGCCGTGTACTGGATAAGTCCGTGAAGCAGTCGCTCGTCGGCCGTGTCATCCTCGAGTGCCAACCACTCGTCCTCCCACGCGTCGTGGGCGGCGTGGTAGTCGCCTGCGTTGAACACTGCCGCGCCGACGCGGAGAGTCCGCTCCATATTCGTACGACAACGCTCCGGGAATAAAGATGCTGTCAGCCGATCCGCGGCTCAGTATCTCGGATGCGATGAATCGAGTGCAACGAATCGTGGCGTGAACCGAGTACGGCGATTCGAGCGGAAATTCTGACCGCATTGAGAAGGTTTGTCGAAGGTAGCTTTCGGCAATGGTCGATAACTATTTGGGGTGAACGATAACGCTTTTTTGATACCGATGGGAACCTGATTGGTATGTCAGACGACCTGAAGCGGGGTCTAGAAGGCGTTCTCGTTGCGGAATCCGAGCTGAGCTACATCGACGGGGACGCCGGACAGCTCGTGTATCGGGGCCACACTATCGAGGACCTCGCCCGGAACGCTTCGTACGAAGAAGTCGTCTACCTCCTTTGGCACGGAGAGTTACCGACACGTGAACAGTTGGACGAATTCTCGACAGCGATGGCGGAAGAGCGCGAACTCGACGACGCCGTACTCGACGAGATTCGCGCGCTTGCGGCGGCGGACGAGGTGCCGATGGCGGCGTTGCGGACCATCGTCTCGTCGCTCTCGGCGTACGACGACGACGCGGACCACGAGGATGTGACGGACCTCAAGACGAACATCAAGAAGGGATGTCGTATCACGGCGAAGATTCCGACAGCGTTGGCGGCGTTCAATCGCCTGCGAAATGGCGAAGACGTTGTGCATCCGCGAACGGACCTCAGCCACGCGGCGAACTTCCTCTACATGCTCAACGGCGAAGAGCCGGACGACGTGCTCGCGGAGACGTTCGATATGGCACTCGTCCTGCACGCCGATCACGGCCTGAACGCTTCGACGTTCTCGGCGATGGTGACGGCTTCGACGCTCTCGGACCTCCACAGTGCGGTCACGTCGGCAATCGGCACCCTCGCAGGGTCGCTCCACGGCGGTGCGAACGCGAACGTGATGCGGATGCTCAAAGAGATCGACGAAAGCGACAAAGACCCCACCCAATGGGTCGAGGACGCCCTCGAAAGCGGCCGTCGCGTCCCCGGGTTCGGTCACCGCGTCTACAACGTGAAGGACCCGCGTGCGAAGATTCTCGGCGAGAAGTCCGAAGCGCTCGGCGAGGCGGCTGGTGACATGAAGTGGTACGATTACTCCGTCGCCATCGAAGACTACATCGGCGAGGAGAAGGGTCTCGCGCCGAATGTGGACTTCTACTCCGCATCGACGTACTACCAGATGGGTATTCCGGTCGATATCTACACGCCCATCTTCGCCATGTCGCGCGTCGGCGGATGGATTGCGCACGTCATCGAACAGTTCGAGGACAACCGTCTGATCCGGCCGCGAGCGCGCTACGTCGGGAGGGAAGACCAGACGTTCACTCCCATCGACGAGCGATAGGCGGCGATAGTCGCGGACGGACAACGGATTTGACACCGTTTTTGCGGAATCCATCTGTAGCAGCAGTTCGCTCGGCGATTCGCGCGACGATTCTATTTTCGGAAAAGACCGGAAGCGGAACAGTACTCCGACGCGTACCGGGAATCATGTCGTCGTTCTTCGTCTACGGAACGCTGACGGACGCCGAGCGGGTGGACAGTCTTCTCGACGACTGGTCGTACGGACCGACAGTCGAACTCGACGGACTCCACCGTGTAGAGGGACGCTACCCGACGCTGGCACCCGGTGGATCGGTCCACGGTCGAATCCTCCGGACCGACGACGTGGCGACGCTCGACGAGTACGAAGGCGTCGCCTCCGGATTGTACATCCGTGTCGAAGTCCCCCGGGACGACGGGGGAGAGGCGTTCGTCTATGTGGGTGATGCCGCCCGACTCGACGCCGACGCCGAGTGGCCCGGATCTGGCCCTCTTCGAACGCGCGTCACCCAGTATCTCGACGCGAACAGAGCCATAATCAAACCGATAGAATCGGGAGACGACAAGCGACAGACGGGCGTCTGACGCCATATTCATGTCGCCGCCGTCTTGCGTTTTTACTTTCACCGCGCCTGCAGGACGTTTATGTATCATCCGAACAGTAGGGTAACTGCACGTCACACGCGTGCATTCCCCCCTTTCAACTTCTCCTGACGCGAAGCGTTGCGATTCGCAGTCAACGGTGCATAAATTGTAACGGTCGAAAGTGTAATCCGAACGCTTACCCGGTACGGCGCGGAAGCGCGGCGTATGATTTCGCTCGCTGATATCGAGGCGGCCCGAGACCGCATCGACGGGGTTGCAAAACACACACCGCTCGACTACTCACACACATTCACCGAGATGACCGGTGCGTCAGTCCACCTGAAACTGGAGAACCACCAGCGCACTGGGTCGTTCAAGATTCGCGGCGCAATGAACCGCATCACGACGCTCTCGGAGGCGGAAAAAGAGGCCGGCGTGGTAACCGCGAGTGCGGGGAACCACGCGCAGGGCGTCGCTCTCGCCGCCACTCGGGCGGGTGTCGATTCGAAGGTCGTGATGCCCGAACACGCACCGATCTCGAAAGTGAAGGCGACCCGGCGGTACGGCGCTGAAACGGTTCTGTACGGGGCGGACTACGACGAGGCCCAGCAACGTGCCCACGAGATAGAAGACGAGGAGAACCGAACCTACGTCCACGCGTTCGACGACGAGTACG
It contains:
- a CDS encoding DUF5790 family protein, which codes for MSSQSTLADDDLFGEAAEEMRAEVEEHLDAAREELPDADTVWSAEADNILGVLNGLRSSLDVGDAEDNLRQAKKTFIIGQRAEAFDDADDLEEEIASVEELLETLGDAGDLVGELTSTMPQLRSQLQDAADAVDAAESEADTDEDTEESDADADDTADEAEADD
- the citZ gene encoding citrate synthase, giving the protein MSDDLKRGLEGVLVAESELSYIDGDAGQLVYRGHTIEDLARNASYEEVVYLLWHGELPTREQLDEFSTAMAEERELDDAVLDEIRALAAADEVPMAALRTIVSSLSAYDDDADHEDVTDLKTNIKKGCRITAKIPTALAAFNRLRNGEDVVHPRTDLSHAANFLYMLNGEEPDDVLAETFDMALVLHADHGLNASTFSAMVTASTLSDLHSAVTSAIGTLAGSLHGGANANVMRMLKEIDESDKDPTQWVEDALESGRRVPGFGHRVYNVKDPRAKILGEKSEALGEAAGDMKWYDYSVAIEDYIGEEKGLAPNVDFYSASTYYQMGIPVDIYTPIFAMSRVGGWIAHVIEQFEDNRLIRPRARYVGREDQTFTPIDER
- a CDS encoding creatininase family protein, whose translation is MRLSEATWTDVSDLAGETNLAFLPVGSTEQHGPHAPLGTDAFTAEAVADAGSEAYDGEVVVAPTLPIGVAAEHRQFPGTLWLSPDTFRDTVRETVASLASHGFDRVVVVNGHGGNTDALREVTGTITREDDAYAVAFTWFEAVGEHSSKMGHGGPLETALLRHVAPESVREERIETAREGGADRWGDWVSKVNLAHDSAEFTANGVVGDPSAGDAELGEELLELASASLARLAAAVAERDVSRPARRE
- a CDS encoding gamma-glutamylcyclotransferase family protein is translated as MSSFFVYGTLTDAERVDSLLDDWSYGPTVELDGLHRVEGRYPTLAPGGSVHGRILRTDDVATLDEYEGVASGLYIRVEVPRDDGGEAFVYVGDAARLDADAEWPGSGPLRTRVTQYLDANRAIIKPIESGDDKRQTGV
- the azf gene encoding NAD-dependent glucose-6-phosphate dehydrogenase, producing MDEPVLLTGAGGRVGQAILRHLGDRFEWRLLDREPLGAEKRPDGVGEEDVYVTDITDEEAVEAAMDGVYAVIHLAGDPRPEAPWDSVLRNNIDGTHTIFEAAVDAGVEKIAFASSNHAVGAYETDERTPEMYRPEDGFRLDGTELPHPSNLYGVSKATGEVLGRYYYDHHDLSVVNVRIGNLTEGHPPIDYERGQAMWLSYRDCAHLFERCVLADYDYEIVYGISDNDRKYYSIERAREVLGYDPVDNSAEHED
- a CDS encoding dihydroneopterin aldolase family protein, with product MPTDAQNACFEAGIKFGSLYHQFAGTPVSPESADSLARAIEESIANQPYCEAVRVTIRRDELEAALEDATADYTELTGRFLDVEMDIEYEGTAVQTKMEMEDGYPLMKLVSVEE
- a CDS encoding DUF309 domain-containing protein; protein product: MERTLRVGAAVFNAGDYHAAHDAWEDEWLALEDDTADERLLHGLIQYTAAVHHVRNRNWSGAQGLATSASEYLAALPPDYRTVNVGGVRTYLDRLAADPEFGERAPPVPLTLDGTVVRADDLSFEGITDAAAIVAADSERFEEDVIADAATYGREEVESGAAVTRFVALLFEFVGDRDQRSLIYQRLEQHVGRRRSREDDVSDLFD